The Leucobacter chromiiresistens genome has a window encoding:
- a CDS encoding ComEC/Rec2 family competence protein, whose product MTRASTSAPGSGRLLAPALLAWGLVAAAVVHPGAGRWLGITAFVLGIVAVVARHSRCGAVLLPYAAIACAMIVLLGARIDGLEAVRADAGFAEVASSGQHTALDVELRGFPKAAAASSDGGPSAWVPAAARSARGSLPVVLWFDDDALPGDESAPGRQAGPLETWGPGTALRVEGALAELDHGSSAQYGVRVTAFAAGEEPESPGPWRTLRAALTGVAAHMRADLRAAAQSVPGAELVPGLAVGDTSLLPERLEQQMQVSSLTHLTAVSGANCALVIAAITTLAGWLRIPRRARLSAAALGLAGFVIVVGPDPSLQRAAVMAAVVLASSFGGKRAVALPGLGIATFALLMSDPWQALQPGFALSVAATAGILLWTPGIAAALGRIAPGPAWLRTPIAVAIAAQCACGPLLLLVQPGFPAAGLIANVLAAPAAPWGTGLGLLAMLAAQLVPSAGTVLVHLSGLPAGWIAATAEVTSSLPGARWQWPGGWGGALLLALVEGAVLIAWGLLDRRFGEGRDRAEVDCRGRVAGEHDTIPPITSGRVPWGRTRPRPRPVTVWVAALLCGSVGVFLGPTLIVPTTIRLTAPRDWNVVACDVGQGDALLLRDANAPERVMLVDTGDDPERLTSCLERFGVQRIALLVLTHDDRDHVGALGAVVDRAERAIVAPSNREDGDARPVLEQLSAAGVPTRIGASGTREALGDLVWEVLAPAPGAVPADTNSASLVLRVQAGETSVLMLADTGEDEQRALQRSGADLDVDVLKVAHHGSADHDPLLFTRASAEVALISVGAENSYGHPAPMVTNELARLQTTVLRTDLMGSVAVGGAPGALDLWVERDAPGMARGMGRRMPGAPEPPAPRTQRASSVATHDG is encoded by the coding sequence GTGACCCGCGCATCGACATCTGCGCCCGGCAGCGGCCGTCTGCTCGCACCCGCGCTCCTCGCCTGGGGCCTCGTCGCTGCCGCCGTGGTGCACCCGGGAGCCGGGCGATGGCTCGGAATCACGGCTTTCGTCCTGGGAATCGTCGCCGTCGTCGCACGGCACTCCCGCTGCGGCGCGGTGCTGCTGCCGTACGCGGCGATCGCGTGCGCGATGATCGTACTGCTCGGGGCTCGAATCGACGGGCTCGAGGCGGTGCGAGCCGACGCCGGGTTCGCGGAGGTCGCATCGAGCGGGCAGCATACTGCGCTCGACGTCGAGCTGCGCGGCTTCCCGAAAGCGGCAGCGGCGAGCTCCGATGGCGGACCGTCGGCGTGGGTGCCCGCCGCGGCGCGCTCGGCGCGCGGCTCCCTGCCCGTCGTGCTCTGGTTCGACGATGACGCGCTGCCCGGCGACGAATCAGCACCCGGCCGTCAAGCGGGCCCACTTGAGACATGGGGCCCCGGCACCGCGCTCCGCGTGGAAGGCGCGCTCGCCGAACTCGATCACGGGTCGTCGGCGCAGTACGGCGTTCGGGTCACCGCATTCGCGGCGGGCGAGGAGCCGGAGTCGCCGGGACCGTGGCGCACGCTCCGGGCGGCGCTCACGGGGGTCGCTGCGCACATGCGCGCCGACCTGCGAGCGGCCGCGCAGTCGGTGCCGGGAGCAGAGCTCGTGCCGGGCCTCGCCGTGGGAGACACGTCGCTGCTGCCGGAGCGCCTCGAACAGCAGATGCAGGTCAGCTCGCTCACGCACCTCACCGCCGTCTCCGGGGCGAACTGCGCGCTCGTGATCGCCGCGATCACGACGCTCGCCGGGTGGCTGCGCATTCCTCGTCGAGCCCGACTGAGTGCCGCTGCGCTCGGACTGGCCGGCTTCGTGATCGTCGTGGGCCCCGATCCGAGCCTGCAGCGCGCCGCCGTAATGGCCGCGGTCGTGCTCGCCTCATCGTTCGGAGGGAAGCGGGCAGTCGCACTTCCCGGCCTCGGCATCGCGACCTTCGCGCTGCTCATGAGCGATCCGTGGCAGGCGCTGCAACCCGGTTTCGCGCTCTCCGTCGCCGCCACCGCCGGCATACTGCTCTGGACCCCGGGCATCGCCGCGGCCCTGGGGCGGATCGCACCGGGCCCTGCCTGGCTGAGAACACCGATCGCAGTCGCCATCGCAGCGCAATGCGCCTGCGGGCCGCTGCTGCTGCTCGTGCAGCCCGGGTTTCCCGCCGCCGGGCTCATCGCGAACGTGCTCGCGGCGCCGGCCGCACCCTGGGGCACGGGGCTGGGGCTGCTCGCCATGCTCGCGGCCCAGCTCGTTCCATCGGCAGGCACGGTGCTCGTCCATCTGTCCGGTCTTCCCGCCGGGTGGATCGCCGCCACCGCAGAGGTCACGTCATCCCTGCCCGGCGCGCGCTGGCAGTGGCCCGGCGGCTGGGGCGGGGCGCTGCTGCTCGCTCTCGTGGAGGGGGCGGTGCTCATCGCGTGGGGGCTGCTCGACCGGCGCTTCGGCGAGGGGCGTGATCGGGCCGAGGTGGATTGCCGGGGGCGGGTCGCAGGCGAGCACGACACGATTCCCCCCATCACGAGCGGGCGCGTGCCGTGGGGTCGCACGCGCCCCCGTCCGCGACCAGTGACGGTGTGGGTGGCGGCGCTGCTGTGCGGATCGGTCGGGGTCTTCCTCGGCCCGACGCTGATCGTGCCGACCACCATCCGTCTCACCGCCCCGCGCGACTGGAACGTCGTCGCGTGCGACGTCGGCCAGGGCGACGCGCTGCTGCTGCGCGATGCGAACGCCCCCGAGCGGGTCATGCTCGTCGACACCGGAGATGACCCCGAGCGGCTGACGTCGTGCCTCGAGCGTTTCGGCGTGCAGCGCATCGCGCTTCTCGTGCTCACCCATGACGACCGGGACCACGTGGGAGCACTGGGAGCAGTCGTGGACCGGGCGGAGCGCGCAATCGTCGCCCCGAGCAACCGCGAAGACGGCGACGCCCGACCGGTGCTCGAGCAACTCAGTGCAGCGGGCGTGCCCACTCGCATCGGTGCGTCGGGCACGCGCGAAGCGCTCGGCGATCTCGTCTGGGAAGTACTCGCCCCCGCGCCGGGCGCCGTGCCTGCAGATACCAACAGTGCGAGCCTCGTGCTGCGCGTGCAGGCCGGCGAGACTTCGGTGCTCATGCTCGCCGACACGGGCGAGGACGAGCAGCGGGCGCTGCAGCGCTCCGGCGCAGACCTCGACGTCGACGTGCTCAAGGTCGCGCACCACGGGTCCGCGGATCACGACCCGCTCCTGTTCACCCGCGCATCGGCCGAGGTCGCGCTCATCTCGGTCGGTGCCGAGAACTCGTACGGGCACCCCGCGCCGATGGTGACGAATGAGCTCGCGCGCCTCCAGACCACGGTGCTGCGCACGGACCTGATGGGGTCGGTCGCGGTCGGCGGCGCTCCCGGCGCACTCGACCTGTGGGTCGAACGCGACGCACCGGGTATGGCGCGCGGTATGGGGCGCCGCATGCCGGGCGCGCCCGAACCCCCGGCACCCCGCACGCAGCGCGCGTCGAGTGTCGCGACGCACGACGGGTAG
- a CDS encoding ComEA family DNA-binding protein produces the protein MRKHEAPESAAAGAVSPAGEETRAGVESRAGEGDGATRTRPILTSESVLSSGHWRTSDPPGGRGAPSLEWAPRTGIGEWLRRGIAAPAMAGLLVFAVAVAIAIGITLARGHGVDAAAAADPASAAGSAVEPGADADAAGETAATGAGATGGGASAAADQSGAGSGDTGALDSTVQVHVVGEVRAPGVVELEAGARVADAIKAAGGATEAAVLDAVNLARTATDGEQVVVPDAALAETWRADPSLAANGEHAENRSGAASAGGAAGAGAGAGGKVALNAATVDELDTLPRIGPALAQRIIDWRDANGGFTSVDQLLDVPGIGAKTLDGLRELVTP, from the coding sequence ATGCGCAAGCACGAAGCACCAGAGAGCGCCGCCGCGGGAGCCGTGAGCCCCGCGGGCGAAGAGACCCGCGCGGGCGTCGAGAGCCGCGCGGGTGAGGGCGACGGCGCGACCCGCACGCGGCCCATCCTCACCAGCGAGTCCGTTCTCTCGAGTGGGCACTGGCGCACGAGCGACCCTCCTGGTGGGCGCGGCGCCCCGTCGCTGGAGTGGGCGCCGCGCACGGGCATCGGGGAATGGCTTCGCCGCGGCATCGCGGCACCCGCGATGGCGGGGCTGCTCGTGTTCGCCGTGGCTGTTGCGATCGCGATCGGCATCACCCTGGCGCGCGGGCACGGCGTCGACGCAGCGGCAGCAGCCGACCCGGCGTCGGCGGCAGGGTCGGCTGTCGAACCCGGAGCAGACGCCGACGCGGCGGGGGAGACTGCTGCGACCGGCGCCGGGGCGACCGGCGGAGGGGCCTCGGCGGCCGCGGACCAGTCGGGCGCCGGCTCAGGCGACACCGGAGCTCTGGACTCGACGGTGCAAGTGCACGTCGTCGGGGAGGTGCGCGCCCCGGGCGTCGTGGAGCTCGAGGCGGGGGCGCGGGTCGCCGATGCGATCAAGGCCGCGGGAGGCGCGACCGAAGCCGCGGTGCTCGACGCCGTGAACCTGGCGCGAACGGCGACGGACGGCGAACAGGTGGTGGTGCCCGACGCGGCCCTCGCCGAAACCTGGCGGGCCGACCCCTCGCTCGCCGCGAACGGCGAGCACGCGGAGAATCGGTCGGGTGCGGCCAGCGCCGGTGGCGCTGCAGGCGCAGGCGCAGGTGCAGGTGGCAAGGTCGCACTGAACGCCGCGACGGTCGACGAACTCGACACGCTGCCGCGCATCGGGCCGGCGCTCGCGCAGCGGATCATCGACTGGCGCGACGCGAACGGCGGTTTCACGTCGGTGGATCAGCTGCTCGACGTTCCCGGTATCGGCGCCAAGACGCTCGACGGGCTCAGAGAACTCGTGACTCCGTGA
- the leuS gene encoding leucine--tRNA ligase, which yields MTEQQGRDAEGYDFQAIQDRWLPVWDELKPFEVDTEGAAAQSGERPKKYVLDMFPYPSGDLHMGHAEAFCFGDVLARYWRGQGYDVLHPIGWDSFGLPAENAAIKRGVDPREWTYANIAQQKASFRIYAPSFDWSRVLHTSDPEYYRWNQWLFLKMYEKGLAYRKASWVNWDPVDQTVLANEQVLADGTSERSGAMVVKKKLTQWYFRITDYADRLLDDLDALEGQWPAKVLNMQRNWIGRSRGAEVEFEIEGREQKVPVFTTRPDTLHGATFMVVAPDSDLAAELAEGASEESRAAFRDYLAAAQKQTEIERQSADREKTGVFLDHFAVNPVNGERIPVWASDYVLADYGHGAIMAVPAHDQRDLDFALKFELPVRVVVDVRDADGAPLPDPAESGVATAGEGVLVNSGELDGLPKAEAIARAVEVLEERGTGRSATTYRLRDWLISRQRYWGTPIPILHHENGEMRPVDADALPVELPASEGLDLKPKGASPLGAATEWATVVDPETGDTWTRDPDTMDTFVDSSWYYLRFLSSNDATQAFDPAAVNAWGPIDQYAGGVEHAILHLLYSRFITKVLHDLGYLEFDEPFTALLNQGMVLQDGAKMSKSKGNLVEFASELKAHGADALRVTLAFAGPPEDDIDWADVSVQGSAKFLARAWRIADDVQGSGAARGVSFADGDTALRRATHRLLADAPGLVEAYKFNVVVARLMEQVNVTRKAIDSGAGVADPAVRESAEAIAVILSLFAPYAAEDMWAKLGYEPSVALVEWPKADESLLVEDEVTMVVQVDGKVRDRLTLPASVSEADAEAAARTSAAVQRAIGDRQIVNVIVRVPKIVSIATKPAA from the coding sequence GTGACCGAGCAGCAGGGGCGCGACGCCGAGGGCTACGACTTCCAGGCGATTCAGGATCGCTGGCTCCCCGTCTGGGATGAGCTGAAGCCGTTCGAGGTCGACACCGAGGGGGCGGCCGCGCAGTCGGGCGAGCGCCCCAAGAAGTACGTGCTCGACATGTTCCCCTACCCGTCGGGCGACCTGCACATGGGCCACGCGGAGGCGTTCTGCTTCGGCGACGTGCTCGCTCGGTACTGGCGAGGCCAGGGGTACGACGTGCTGCACCCGATCGGGTGGGACTCGTTCGGGCTGCCCGCGGAGAACGCCGCGATCAAGCGCGGCGTCGACCCCCGCGAGTGGACGTATGCGAACATTGCGCAGCAGAAGGCGTCGTTCCGCATCTACGCGCCCTCGTTCGACTGGAGCCGTGTGCTCCACACGAGCGATCCCGAGTACTACCGGTGGAATCAGTGGCTGTTCCTCAAGATGTACGAGAAGGGCCTCGCTTACCGCAAGGCCAGCTGGGTCAACTGGGACCCGGTGGATCAGACGGTGCTCGCCAACGAGCAGGTGCTCGCCGACGGCACGTCCGAGCGATCGGGCGCCATGGTCGTCAAGAAGAAGCTGACGCAGTGGTACTTCCGCATTACCGACTACGCGGATCGCCTGCTCGACGACCTCGACGCCCTCGAAGGGCAGTGGCCAGCCAAGGTGCTCAACATGCAGCGCAACTGGATCGGGCGATCCCGCGGGGCCGAGGTCGAGTTCGAGATCGAGGGGCGCGAGCAGAAGGTGCCCGTCTTCACCACGCGACCCGACACGCTGCACGGTGCGACGTTTATGGTCGTCGCTCCCGATTCCGATCTCGCGGCCGAGCTCGCGGAGGGGGCTTCCGAGGAGTCGCGCGCCGCCTTCCGCGACTACCTGGCCGCCGCGCAGAAGCAGACCGAGATCGAGCGCCAGAGCGCCGATCGCGAGAAGACCGGCGTCTTCCTCGACCACTTCGCGGTGAACCCCGTGAACGGCGAGCGGATTCCGGTATGGGCCTCCGACTACGTGCTCGCCGACTACGGCCATGGCGCGATCATGGCCGTCCCGGCGCACGATCAGCGCGACCTCGACTTCGCGCTGAAGTTCGAGCTGCCGGTGCGCGTCGTCGTCGACGTGCGCGACGCCGACGGCGCCCCCCTGCCCGACCCCGCGGAGAGCGGCGTCGCGACGGCGGGCGAGGGCGTGCTCGTCAACTCGGGCGAGCTCGACGGATTGCCGAAGGCCGAGGCGATCGCCCGCGCCGTCGAAGTGCTCGAGGAGCGCGGCACCGGTCGGTCCGCCACCACCTACCGGCTGCGCGACTGGCTGATCTCGCGCCAGCGCTACTGGGGTACGCCGATCCCGATCCTGCACCACGAGAACGGGGAGATGCGGCCGGTCGACGCCGACGCGCTGCCCGTCGAGCTGCCGGCCTCCGAGGGCCTCGACCTCAAGCCGAAGGGCGCCTCGCCGCTGGGCGCAGCGACGGAGTGGGCGACCGTGGTCGACCCCGAGACGGGCGACACCTGGACGCGCGACCCCGACACGATGGACACGTTCGTCGACAGCTCCTGGTACTACCTGCGATTCCTGTCGTCGAACGATGCGACGCAGGCGTTCGATCCCGCGGCCGTCAACGCGTGGGGCCCGATCGACCAGTACGCGGGCGGCGTCGAGCACGCCATTCTGCACCTCCTCTACTCGCGGTTCATCACGAAGGTGCTGCACGACCTCGGCTACCTCGAGTTCGACGAGCCGTTCACCGCGCTCCTCAACCAGGGCATGGTGCTGCAGGACGGCGCGAAGATGTCGAAGTCGAAGGGCAATCTCGTCGAGTTCGCGAGCGAGCTGAAGGCGCACGGCGCCGATGCCCTGCGCGTGACCCTCGCGTTCGCCGGCCCGCCCGAGGACGACATCGACTGGGCCGACGTGTCGGTGCAGGGTTCCGCGAAGTTCCTCGCGCGGGCGTGGCGGATCGCCGACGACGTGCAGGGGTCGGGCGCCGCCCGCGGCGTCTCGTTCGCCGATGGCGACACCGCGCTGCGCCGCGCCACCCATCGCCTCCTCGCCGACGCGCCGGGGCTCGTCGAGGCGTACAAGTTCAACGTCGTCGTCGCGCGGCTCATGGAGCAGGTGAACGTGACCCGCAAGGCGATCGACTCGGGCGCCGGTGTCGCCGACCCCGCCGTGCGCGAGTCGGCGGAGGCGATCGCGGTCATCCTGTCGCTGTTCGCGCCGTACGCCGCGGAGGACATGTGGGCGAAGCTCGGGTACGAGCCCAGCGTCGCCCTCGTGGAGTGGCCGAAGGCCGATGAGTCGCTGCTGGTCGAGGACGAGGTGACGATGGTCGTGCAGGTCGACGGCAAGGTGCGGGATCGCCTCACCCTCCCGGCGTCCGTGTCGGAGGCGGATGCCGAGGCGGCCGCCCGCACGTCGGCCGCGGTGCAGCGGGCGATCGGCGATCGGCAGATCGTGAACGTGATCGTGCGCGTGCCGAAGATCGTCAGCATCGCCACGAAGCCCGCCGCCTAG
- a CDS encoding anthranilate synthase component I family protein, protein MPDPMPAQVTRPVPPLGPGAEVVAAELARRFSADGAPWFWWDGGGAAAGEERVSILGIASEVRRAAPGEEHEFLERMRRESGAVAADEAHGGASGAFPQRRGFGGGWAIALAYEFGAALLGIAPDPAPGFAPGPVLGVARDPAPGVAPDPEPHPGFAPDVASPVAVALRCEVVVAVDHDANAVELRGPSREAIDAWLDRHGRHLRPVAAEGVAEPESAPARRHDPGDAPRWRRSDAEYAEAVEQCRAAIRAGEAYVLCLTDTAEVPGACDPVEIYERLRAAGPPMRGGILDAGSHALVSASPERFLSVRGRRVATHPIKGTRRRGGSGRADRELAARLAADPKERAENLMIVDLMRNDLSRVCEPGSVRVDRFLDVETHPHVLQLVSTVSGALARGAGVWDAIAAAFPGGSMTGAPKRRAVELLQRIEGGPRGFYSGCFGWIDRGGDAELAMTIRTVELHRGDRPVARAAAGGGITIDSVAASEVSEKHVKAAALLEALCCSAR, encoded by the coding sequence ATGCCCGACCCGATGCCCGCGCAGGTGACGCGCCCCGTGCCGCCGCTCGGCCCCGGAGCCGAGGTGGTCGCAGCCGAACTCGCCCGCCGCTTCTCCGCTGACGGCGCCCCCTGGTTCTGGTGGGATGGCGGCGGGGCCGCAGCGGGGGAGGAACGGGTCTCGATCCTCGGAATCGCGAGCGAGGTGCGACGGGCCGCTCCCGGGGAGGAGCACGAGTTCCTGGAGCGCATGCGGCGCGAGTCGGGTGCGGTCGCTGCGGACGAGGCGCACGGCGGTGCGAGCGGCGCATTCCCGCAGCGGCGCGGCTTCGGTGGCGGATGGGCGATCGCGCTCGCCTACGAATTCGGGGCGGCCCTCCTCGGCATCGCGCCCGATCCCGCGCCCGGCTTCGCGCCCGGCCCCGTGCTCGGCGTCGCGCGCGACCCCGCGCCCGGCGTCGCGCCCGATCCCGAGCCGCATCCCGGCTTCGCGCCCGATGTCGCCTCGCCCGTCGCCGTTGCGCTGCGGTGCGAGGTGGTGGTCGCCGTCGATCATGACGCGAACGCGGTCGAGCTGCGCGGGCCGAGCCGCGAGGCGATCGACGCGTGGCTCGATCGGCACGGTCGGCACCTGCGCCCCGTCGCGGCCGAGGGAGTCGCCGAGCCGGAGTCGGCTCCGGCGCGCCGCCACGACCCCGGCGACGCGCCCCGCTGGCGCCGCAGCGACGCGGAGTACGCCGAAGCGGTCGAGCAGTGCCGGGCGGCGATCCGCGCGGGCGAGGCGTACGTGCTGTGTCTCACCGACACCGCCGAGGTGCCGGGCGCGTGCGATCCGGTCGAGATCTACGAGCGCCTGCGGGCGGCCGGGCCGCCGATGCGGGGCGGCATCCTCGACGCCGGTTCCCATGCGCTCGTGAGCGCGAGCCCCGAGCGCTTCCTCTCCGTGCGCGGCCGTCGCGTCGCGACGCATCCGATCAAGGGCACCCGCAGGCGGGGCGGCTCCGGCCGGGCGGACCGGGAGCTCGCCGCGCGGCTCGCCGCCGATCCGAAGGAGCGGGCGGAGAACCTCATGATCGTCGATCTGATGCGCAACGATCTCAGCCGGGTGTGCGAGCCCGGGTCGGTGCGCGTCGATCGTTTCCTCGATGTCGAGACGCACCCGCACGTGCTGCAGCTCGTCAGCACCGTCTCGGGCGCGCTCGCGCGCGGTGCAGGGGTCTGGGATGCGATCGCGGCGGCGTTCCCCGGGGGGTCGATGACTGGCGCGCCCAAGCGTCGTGCCGTGGAGCTGCTGCAGCGGATCGAGGGCGGGCCCCGCGGGTTCTACTCGGGGTGCTTCGGTTGGATCGATCGCGGGGGAGACGCCGAGCTGGCCATGACGATCCGCACGGTCGAGCTGCACCGCGGCGATCGCCCGGTGGCCCGGGCTGCGGCCGGCGGCGGCATCACGATCGACTCGGTCGCCGCGTCCGAGGTCTCGGAGAAGCACGTGAAGGCCGCGGCGCTGCTCGAAGCGCTGTGCTGCTCCGCGCGCTGA
- a CDS encoding aminotransferase class IV: MHQADAGRAANATGDADATGDADATGDADAAAGALTPEPETAQAETAQAVAEALTGRAPRTLLAADSFRVRAHSGRIAVRGFARHLERFSRAAREAWHERLLQQGVEVGAHAVSAGRRIAAFLEQVPERLASGGEGFPRLELWATDQPSAAPAPQLELALRPLPALRESVELRSAPRGDRPLAHRKGPNIEAYRALSRELAAEPLLLDASGRVLEGATTSLIWWDPASHRGAVSALHHRVPSVTEALLREGAQLDPRFATAERLAECEVWAVNALHGIRWVSRIDDMPCAPPDAQRLARFREMLDRRWETVTAPRAVR, translated from the coding sequence ATGCATCAGGCGGACGCGGGGCGGGCGGCCAACGCGACGGGCGACGCCGACGCGACGGGTGACGCCGACGCGACGGGCGACGCCGACGCGGCAGCCGGGGCGCTCACCCCGGAGCCGGAGACGGCGCAGGCGGAGACGGCGCAGGCGGTTGCTGAGGCGTTGACGGGCCGCGCGCCGCGCACGCTGCTCGCGGCGGACTCGTTCCGAGTGCGCGCGCATTCGGGCCGCATCGCCGTGCGGGGTTTCGCACGGCACCTCGAGCGGTTCTCGCGAGCCGCCCGCGAGGCCTGGCACGAACGGCTCCTGCAGCAGGGCGTCGAGGTCGGCGCGCACGCCGTGAGCGCGGGCCGGCGCATCGCGGCGTTCCTCGAACAGGTGCCCGAGCGCCTCGCATCGGGCGGCGAGGGCTTCCCCCGCCTCGAACTGTGGGCGACGGATCAGCCGAGCGCCGCCCCGGCTCCGCAGCTCGAGCTCGCGCTTCGCCCGCTCCCCGCCCTCCGCGAGTCGGTCGAGCTGCGCTCGGCGCCCCGCGGCGACCGGCCTCTGGCGCATCGGAAGGGGCCGAACATCGAGGCCTATCGCGCGTTGAGCCGGGAGCTCGCGGCGGAGCCGCTGCTGCTCGACGCCTCGGGCCGCGTTCTCGAGGGAGCGACCACGAGCCTGATCTGGTGGGATCCGGCATCCCACCGCGGCGCGGTATCGGCGCTGCACCACCGCGTGCCATCGGTGACGGAGGCGCTGCTGCGCGAGGGCGCCCAGCTCGACCCCCGATTCGCGACTGCCGAGCGGCTGGCGGAGTGCGAGGTGTGGGCCGTGAACGCGCTGCACGGCATCCGATGGGTCAGCCGCATCGACGACATGCCCTGCGCGCCGCCCGACGCTCAGCGGCTCGCCCGGTTCCGCGAGATGCTCGACCGCCGCTGGGAGACGGTCACAGCTCCACGAGCCGTGCGCTGA
- the cydC gene encoding thiol reductant ABC exporter subunit CydC, producing the protein MTRTETALEQRARHRSSVLARALPSRARRFPGIALGVLADASIVGLLGLSMWLIVRAGEQPPILHLTFAIVGVRALAIGRAAFRYAERLASHDAALAQLAVLRSRTFAALVPRVPGGLESHRRGEVLAAFVDDVDQLQDEALRVRQPLLVSGIVTALSLVVVALISVPAALVLLGALALGGGAAIVLSRRISGAQDREVSAARAAVVDALLERFAAGEVLTAFGAIEMQRERIAAAERRLSALQLRRARSAGLTAAVLGCAAGAASLLAILVMLPSLGDGLSAPLFAAAAVVPAAVFEVFAQVPAALAARRAVEASADRVAELTEGDLPAELVGEAGRDGAPAPAIAAASGGASDPVPGAPLLEVRGLAARYPGASRDAISGVDFALAPGDTLVVRGASGAGKSTLALALVRFLESRGEYRLRGLDARAMDPDAVREIVGLCEQRPYLFDSDLRQNLRFARDSEERGTASDDDLWQVLDRVGLADWALERGGLDARLGADGAWISGGQAQRIALARAILADFPVVVLDEPTAGVDRELADRLVLDLLGAVPDDRAVVLITHTELPEGISARLVEL; encoded by the coding sequence ATGACCCGCACGGAGACCGCTCTCGAGCAGCGGGCACGGCACCGGAGCTCGGTGCTCGCACGGGCCCTCCCGAGCCGGGCCCGCCGCTTCCCGGGCATCGCGCTCGGCGTGCTCGCCGATGCCAGCATCGTGGGCCTGCTCGGGTTGAGCATGTGGCTCATCGTTCGGGCCGGAGAGCAGCCGCCGATCCTGCACCTCACCTTCGCGATCGTGGGCGTGCGCGCCCTCGCGATCGGGCGCGCGGCCTTCCGCTACGCGGAGCGGCTCGCGAGCCACGACGCGGCGCTCGCCCAGCTCGCGGTGCTCCGCTCGCGCACCTTCGCCGCACTCGTGCCGCGCGTGCCCGGCGGGCTCGAATCGCATCGCCGCGGCGAGGTGCTCGCCGCATTCGTCGACGACGTCGACCAGCTGCAGGATGAGGCGCTCCGCGTGCGGCAGCCGCTGCTCGTGAGCGGCATCGTGACCGCCCTGAGCCTCGTCGTCGTCGCGCTGATCTCAGTGCCCGCCGCGCTCGTGCTGCTCGGTGCGCTGGCGCTCGGCGGCGGGGCGGCGATCGTGCTCTCCCGCCGCATCTCGGGCGCGCAGGACCGCGAGGTGAGCGCGGCGCGGGCGGCCGTGGTCGACGCGCTGCTCGAGCGGTTCGCCGCGGGCGAGGTGCTGACGGCCTTCGGCGCGATCGAGATGCAGCGCGAACGGATCGCCGCCGCCGAACGCCGACTCTCGGCACTGCAGCTGCGACGCGCGCGCTCGGCGGGTCTCACCGCCGCGGTGCTGGGCTGCGCCGCCGGAGCCGCCTCGCTGCTCGCGATCCTCGTCATGCTCCCGAGTCTCGGCGACGGGCTGTCGGCGCCGCTCTTCGCCGCGGCGGCGGTGGTGCCCGCGGCGGTCTTCGAGGTCTTCGCGCAGGTGCCCGCCGCGCTCGCGGCGAGGCGCGCGGTGGAGGCGAGCGCCGACCGCGTCGCCGAACTGACCGAGGGCGACCTGCCGGCCGAGCTGGTCGGGGAGGCGGGCCGCGACGGCGCACCGGCCCCCGCCATCGCCGCCGCCAGCGGCGGCGCCTCCGATCCCGTTCCAGGGGCGCCGCTGCTCGAGGTGCGCGGTCTCGCCGCCCGGTATCCCGGCGCGTCGCGCGACGCCATCAGCGGCGTCGACTTCGCCCTGGCTCCCGGCGACACCCTCGTCGTGCGGGGCGCGAGCGGGGCGGGCAAGAGCACCCTCGCGCTCGCCCTCGTCCGATTCCTCGAATCGCGCGGCGAGTACCGTTTGCGCGGTCTCGATGCGCGCGCGATGGACCCCGACGCCGTGCGCGAGATCGTGGGGCTGTGCGAGCAGCGGCCGTACCTCTTCGACTCCGACCTGCGCCAGAACCTGAGATTCGCCCGCGACAGCGAAGAGCGCGGCACGGCGAGCGACGACGACCTCTGGCAGGTGCTCGACCGCGTCGGCCTCGCCGATTGGGCGCTCGAACGCGGCGGACTCGACGCGCGCCTGGGGGCGGACGGCGCCTGGATCTCGGGCGGCCAGGCGCAGCGCATCGCGCTCGCCCGCGCGATCCTCGCCGACTTCCCGGTCGTCGTGCTCGACGAGCCGACCGCCGGAGTCGACCGCGAACTCGCCGATCGCCTCGTCCTCGACCTGCTCGGGGCGGTGCCCGACGACCGCGCCGTCGTGCTCATCACGCACACCGAGCTGCCCGAGGGGATCAGCGCACGGCTCGTGGAGCTGTGA